The proteins below come from a single Bartonella schoenbuchensis R1 genomic window:
- a CDS encoding MucR family transcriptional regulator encodes MEHHPVLETESNLVITLVADIVAAYVSNNSIRPTEVPGLIADVHAAFLKVGNAASAEAGVEKQRPAVNPKRSIFPDYLICLEDGKKFKSLKRHLMTHYKMSPEEYREKWQLDSSYPMVAPNYAKARSNLAKEMGLGRKRQKKKIK; translated from the coding sequence ATGGAACATCACCCAGTCCTAGAGACTGAAAGCAATTTAGTTATTACGTTAGTTGCTGATATTGTTGCTGCTTATGTAAGTAATAATTCAATTCGGCCGACTGAAGTGCCAGGTCTAATTGCTGATGTTCACGCTGCTTTTTTGAAAGTAGGGAATGCTGCATCAGCAGAAGCTGGAGTTGAAAAGCAAAGACCTGCTGTTAATCCAAAACGTTCGATTTTTCCTGATTATCTTATTTGTCTTGAAGATGGAAAAAAGTTTAAATCTTTAAAGCGTCATTTGATGACACATTATAAAATGTCTCCTGAGGAATATCGTGAAAAATGGCAATTGGATAGCTCTTATCCTATGGTTGCACCTAATTATGCAAAGGCCCGCTCGAATTTAGCTAAGGAAATGGGACTTGGGCGCAAACGCCAAAAAAAGAAAATTAAGTAA
- a CDS encoding peptidoglycan-binding protein produces the protein MAKKRKTRKTKVIKKRSIIITFFLINYRFLLWLVKWLYRRTRINALLVIGFFFFIISFVFFAFNALFSQIKMRQDSFVEMSLAAVPTVIQNFILLKERATSQENTFVISVPTTKSLHQNLSLNSLQSALPEDLLEIQKELAELGLYDGPLDGVDNLKMRRAIELWKQQTANKTLPVQKDKDIVSKHPRDEVAALIERSEIEMANNPITTSELTHSEEVILKPLVTDIIRVQKALRMFGNQEVTITGIEDEKTMRALKQFQKIFNLPITGKIDREVLLKMHEVGLLS, from the coding sequence ATGGCAAAAAAACGAAAAACGCGCAAAACGAAAGTCATAAAAAAGCGTAGTATTATTATAACATTTTTCTTAATAAATTACCGTTTTCTGCTTTGGTTAGTAAAATGGCTTTATCGTCGTACGCGCATAAATGCTTTATTGGTTATAGGCTTTTTCTTTTTTATTATCAGTTTTGTTTTTTTTGCTTTTAATGCTTTATTTTCACAAATAAAAATGCGTCAGGATAGCTTCGTTGAAATGAGCTTGGCGGCAGTTCCGACTGTTATACAGAATTTTATTTTACTTAAAGAACGCGCTACATCTCAAGAAAATACTTTTGTTATTTCTGTACCTACTACAAAGAGTTTGCATCAAAATTTATCGTTGAATTCTTTGCAGAGTGCTTTACCAGAGGATTTGTTGGAAATACAAAAAGAATTAGCAGAACTTGGATTGTATGATGGTCCTTTAGATGGTGTGGATAATCTTAAGATGCGTCGTGCTATAGAGCTGTGGAAACAACAAACTGCTAATAAAACTTTACCAGTGCAAAAAGATAAAGATATTGTGTCAAAGCATCCGAGAGATGAAGTTGCTGCACTCATTGAGCGTAGCGAAATAGAGATGGCAAATAATCCAATAACAACAAGTGAGTTAACTCATTCAGAGGAAGTTATTTTAAAGCCTCTTGTTACAGATATTATACGGGTACAGAAAGCATTACGTATGTTTGGTAACCAAGAGGTGACAATCACTGGTATAGAAGATGAAAAAACTATGCGTGCTTTAAAGCAGTTTCAAAAAATATTTAATCTTCCCATAACAGGTAAGATTGATCGTGAAGTTTTGCTCAAAATGCATGAAGTTGGTTTGCTGAGTTAA
- the mutY gene encoding A/G-specific adenine glycosylase — protein MHEISSRLLSWYDQNHRHLPWRITPKEQMEGIRPDPYKVWLSEIMLQQTTVETVKPYFKKFLKLWPNLSSLSQASQDDIMKAWAGLGYYSRARNLKNCAHQLVENYKGEFPQSVKTLRTLPGIGDYTAAAIAAIAFEHPVAVVDGNVERIITRLFAITSVLPKAKSEIKEKTQKITDLNRPGDFAQAMMDLGATICTPRKPSCLLCPLQNLCKAKKMHITEAFPVKAPKKARLFKTGVAFVVLNKNKQIYLEKQQSNRLLNGMTQIPNHIGTNGENELQNAPFQANWQFKGQVTHIFTHFSLKLDVYCVDNISETKLQNGWWCDIHDLSKEALPTVMKKAISVALPNSFKLK, from the coding sequence ATGCATGAAATTTCTTCGCGCCTTCTTTCTTGGTACGATCAAAATCATCGGCATTTGCCATGGCGTATTACCCCTAAAGAACAAATGGAAGGTATTCGCCCTGATCCTTATAAAGTTTGGCTATCTGAAATCATGCTTCAACAAACAACCGTTGAAACAGTTAAACCTTATTTTAAAAAATTTTTAAAGCTTTGGCCTAATCTTTCTTCTCTATCACAAGCATCACAAGATGATATTATGAAAGCATGGGCTGGCCTTGGCTATTATTCGCGGGCACGTAACCTTAAAAATTGTGCTCATCAACTTGTTGAAAACTATAAAGGTGAATTTCCTCAATCTGTAAAAACATTACGTACTTTACCCGGTATCGGAGATTATACTGCAGCAGCTATTGCTGCAATTGCTTTTGAACACCCCGTAGCTGTTGTTGATGGTAATGTTGAACGCATTATAACCCGTTTATTTGCTATTACTTCAGTATTACCTAAAGCAAAATCTGAAATAAAAGAAAAAACTCAAAAAATTACTGATTTAAATCGTCCTGGTGACTTTGCACAAGCCATGATGGATTTAGGTGCAACAATTTGTACACCACGTAAACCATCTTGTTTACTCTGCCCTCTTCAAAATCTGTGCAAAGCAAAAAAAATGCATATAACAGAAGCATTTCCAGTTAAAGCCCCTAAAAAAGCACGGCTCTTTAAAACTGGCGTTGCTTTTGTAGTACTCAATAAAAATAAGCAAATTTACTTAGAAAAACAACAAAGTAACAGACTACTCAATGGAATGACCCAAATACCCAATCATATTGGAACAAATGGTGAAAATGAGCTCCAAAATGCACCTTTCCAAGCCAATTGGCAATTTAAAGGACAAGTTACACATATTTTTACTCATTTTTCTCTGAAACTTGATGTCTATTGTGTCGACAATATTAGCGAAACGAAACTCCAAAACGGCTGGTGGTGTGATATCCATGATCTTTCCAAAGAGGCACTTCCCACCGTTATGAAAAAAGCCATTTCTGTAGCACTCCCCAACTCTTTTAAACTAAAATAG
- a CDS encoding SufE family protein, protein MAETIDDIIENFSFLDNWEDRYRYIIELGNELPPFPENAQNDAHKVPGCVSQVWLLFSRDNSKDPILTFQGYSDSHIVRGLIYILLAFYSGKKASEIRIADAEGLLKTLGLNEQLTPQRSNGFKSMIERIRTESYS, encoded by the coding sequence ATGGCAGAAACGATTGATGATATCATAGAAAATTTTTCCTTTCTTGATAACTGGGAAGATCGTTATCGTTACATTATTGAACTCGGCAATGAGTTACCGCCCTTTCCAGAAAATGCACAAAATGATGCTCACAAAGTTCCTGGTTGTGTCAGTCAAGTATGGCTTTTATTTTCACGTGATAATTCAAAAGATCCTATATTAACATTTCAAGGCTATTCCGATTCCCATATTGTTCGTGGGCTAATTTATATTCTTCTCGCCTTCTATTCAGGTAAAAAAGCCTCTGAAATTCGTATAGCTGATGCTGAGGGATTGCTTAAAACACTCGGTTTAAATGAACAATTAACACCACAACGATCGAATGGTTTTAAATCTATGATTGAACGAATTCGTACTGAAAGTTATTCATAA
- the ppdK gene encoding pyruvate, phosphate dikinase, translated as MTKWVYSFGDGNAEGSANERNLLGGKGANLAEMSKLGLPVPPGFTITTEVCNFYYTHNKAYPKELQGAVKQALKRIGEQTGREFGSKSTPLLLSVRSGARASMPGMMDTILNLGMNDETVKAIALQTSNERFAYDSYRRFIQMYSNVVLGLDHSCFEEILDEVKVSNGYDVDTEMTATDWKNVIISYKAYVEEKLGEPFPQDPEEQLWGAIGAVFSSWMTTRAITYRRLHNIPENWGTAVNVQAMVFGNMGEDSATGVAFTRNPSTGEKELYGEFLINAQGEDVVAGIRTPQNITEVARIAAGSNKPSLEKIMPEAFLQFCQIAQKLEKHYRDMQDLEFTIEKGKLWILQTRSGKRTARAALKMAVQMVEEGLISREEAVMRIEPKSLDQLLHPTLDPKAARFVVARGLPASPGAATGEIVFTSEEAEVASKEGRKVILVRVETSPEDIHGMHAAEGILTTRGGMTSHAAVVARGMGKPCISGAGSVRIDYTTNTMIVSGETFQRGDVITIDGASGEILKGKVAMLQPELCGDFAQLMEWADKIRRMKIRVNAETPSDARMGRSFGAEGIGLCRTEHMFFAGERIVAMREMILSNDQDGRRKALDKLLPMQRSDFTELFEIMSGLPVTIRFLDPPLHEFLPKTDAEIRDVAMAMGIPSEIISERAQQLHEFNPMLGLRGCRLIITYPEIAEMQARAIFEAAADAAQKSGSPVMLEIMIPLVALKSELDFVKTCIDDVASTVMKEKGREIQYIVGTMIELPRAALRAGEIAETAEFFSFGTNDLTQTTFGISRDDAAPFLATYSQKRILEQDPFVSIDRDGVGELIAVAAQRGRSQRAKIKLGICGEHGGDPDSIALCEENNLDYVSCSPFRVPIARLAAAQAAIAQKA; from the coding sequence GTGACAAAATGGGTTTATAGTTTTGGTGATGGTAACGCAGAGGGAAGCGCAAATGAGCGTAATCTCCTTGGCGGCAAAGGGGCTAATTTAGCAGAAATGAGCAAGCTTGGCTTACCTGTTCCTCCCGGATTCACTATTACGACAGAAGTTTGTAACTTTTATTATACGCATAACAAGGCATATCCAAAGGAATTGCAAGGAGCTGTCAAGCAAGCACTCAAACGCATTGGTGAACAAACAGGCCGCGAATTTGGTAGTAAAAGCACACCACTGTTACTTTCTGTTCGTTCTGGGGCTCGGGCTTCTATGCCGGGGATGATGGATACAATTCTTAATCTTGGTATGAATGATGAGACAGTGAAAGCAATCGCTTTGCAGACTAGTAATGAACGCTTTGCTTATGACAGTTATCGCCGTTTTATCCAAATGTATTCCAATGTTGTTTTAGGTTTGGATCATTCGTGCTTTGAAGAGATTCTTGATGAGGTAAAAGTATCCAACGGTTATGATGTTGATACAGAAATGACAGCCACTGATTGGAAAAACGTTATTATTTCTTACAAAGCATATGTTGAAGAAAAGTTAGGTGAGCCTTTTCCGCAAGATCCTGAAGAGCAATTGTGGGGTGCAATTGGTGCAGTTTTTTCAAGTTGGATGACTACTCGTGCAATCACTTATCGTCGTTTGCACAATATTCCTGAAAATTGGGGAACGGCGGTTAATGTGCAGGCCATGGTTTTTGGTAATATGGGTGAAGATTCTGCAACAGGTGTTGCGTTTACACGCAATCCATCGACAGGGGAAAAAGAACTTTACGGTGAATTTTTAATCAATGCACAGGGTGAGGATGTTGTAGCAGGCATTCGTACTCCACAAAATATCACTGAGGTTGCAAGGATTGCTGCTGGTTCGAATAAGCCGTCGCTAGAAAAAATTATGCCAGAAGCTTTTTTACAGTTTTGTCAAATTGCCCAAAAACTTGAAAAGCATTACCGTGATATGCAAGATCTTGAATTTACAATTGAAAAGGGTAAATTATGGATTTTACAAACTCGCTCAGGAAAGCGAACGGCACGTGCAGCTTTAAAAATGGCAGTGCAAATGGTTGAGGAGGGGTTGATCAGTCGTGAAGAGGCGGTGATGCGAATTGAGCCAAAATCGCTTGATCAACTTTTACATCCGACTCTTGATCCCAAAGCGGCCCGTTTTGTTGTAGCGCGTGGTTTACCTGCTTCTCCGGGTGCAGCAACTGGTGAAATTGTTTTTACTTCAGAAGAGGCAGAGGTAGCATCAAAAGAAGGCCGTAAAGTTATTTTGGTGCGCGTAGAGACGAGCCCAGAAGACATTCATGGTATGCACGCTGCAGAAGGAATTTTAACAACACGCGGTGGCATGACAAGTCACGCTGCTGTTGTAGCACGTGGTATGGGAAAGCCCTGTATTTCTGGTGCAGGTAGTGTACGAATTGATTATACCACAAACACAATGATTGTTTCAGGAGAGACTTTTCAAAGGGGAGATGTCATTACAATTGATGGTGCAAGTGGAGAGATCCTTAAAGGGAAGGTTGCAATGTTGCAGCCTGAGCTTTGTGGAGACTTCGCTCAATTAATGGAATGGGCTGATAAAATACGGCGTATGAAAATTCGCGTCAATGCAGAAACACCATCTGATGCACGTATGGGGCGTTCTTTTGGAGCTGAAGGTATTGGCCTTTGTCGTACTGAGCATATGTTTTTTGCTGGTGAACGTATTGTTGCTATGCGTGAAATGATTTTAAGCAATGATCAAGATGGACGCCGTAAAGCATTGGATAAGCTTTTGCCAATGCAACGGTCAGATTTTACAGAATTGTTTGAAATTATGTCTGGTTTGCCTGTCACTATCCGTTTTTTGGATCCTCCTTTGCATGAGTTTTTACCAAAAACGGATGCAGAAATTCGTGATGTTGCAATGGCCATGGGAATTCCTTCTGAAATTATTTCCGAACGGGCACAGCAACTACATGAATTTAACCCTATGCTTGGGTTACGGGGATGTCGTTTGATCATTACTTACCCTGAAATTGCTGAAATGCAGGCACGAGCGATTTTTGAAGCAGCGGCAGATGCTGCTCAAAAGTCTGGATCTCCTGTTATGCTTGAAATTATGATACCGCTTGTTGCGCTTAAATCTGAATTGGATTTTGTAAAAACCTGTATTGACGATGTAGCTAGTACAGTAATGAAGGAAAAGGGAAGGGAAATTCAGTATATAGTTGGAACTATGATTGAATTACCAAGAGCTGCTCTTCGTGCAGGTGAGATTGCTGAAACTGCAGAATTTTTTTCGTTTGGAACAAACGATTTGACACAAACTACTTTTGGTATTTCACGTGATGATGCAGCTCCTTTTTTAGCAACTTATTCTCAAAAAAGAATTTTGGAACAAGATCCTTTCGTGTCAATTGACCGTGATGGAGTAGGGGAGCTTATCGCTGTTGCTGCACAGCGTGGGCGTTCTCAGCGTGCAAAAATTAAATTAGGTATTTGTGGTGAACATGGAGGAGATCCTGATTCTATCGCTTTGTGTGAGGAAAATAACTTAGATTATGTTTCGTGTTCACCTTTTCGAGTACCAATTGCACGTTTAGCTGCAGCACAAGCAGCAATTGCCCAAAAGGCATAA
- a CDS encoding DUF5330 domain-containing protein: MIRFLIKSAFFLFIIFVVISFFSAKPKDNHSSSLEANITASDAIIAFKNTITDLGKFCERNVEVCKTGKSFFNPLGERARDGAKIAYEYLDSIFSNKNTIQPENTTSEDDILPPAEKQIKQDYIELP, translated from the coding sequence ATGATACGTTTTTTAATCAAATCAGCATTTTTTCTATTTATTATTTTTGTAGTTATTTCATTTTTTTCTGCAAAACCAAAGGACAATCACTCCTCCAGCCTAGAAGCTAATATAACAGCAAGCGATGCTATTATCGCTTTTAAAAATACAATCACTGATTTAGGAAAATTCTGTGAGCGTAATGTAGAGGTTTGTAAAACTGGAAAATCCTTTTTCAACCCACTTGGTGAACGCGCACGTGATGGTGCAAAAATAGCCTATGAATACCTTGATAGTATATTTAGTAATAAAAATACCATTCAACCTGAAAATACTACCTCAGAAGACGATATTTTACCCCCTGCAGAAAAGCAGATCAAACAAGATTATATAGAATTACCTTGA
- a CDS encoding DUF721 domain-containing protein — translation MSKTSQKHHFYSLSKTVSSMLDPILRRRTGLNMALIEHWSQIVGYDIAESTIPLKIIWKRRANQDEIFKPATLVIACEGFTALKLIHETEELIQRINGFFGYVAIDRIKIEQKQVSTLTEQLRAEPIANEKDKQHVKKMLQYVEDENLRQSLYELGCCIFAEKNNK, via the coding sequence ATGAGCAAGACATCTCAAAAGCACCATTTTTATTCTCTTTCTAAAACAGTGTCTAGTATGCTTGATCCGATTTTACGCAGGCGGACAGGGCTTAATATGGCGCTTATAGAACACTGGTCGCAGATTGTAGGCTACGATATTGCTGAATCCACAATACCACTCAAAATTATTTGGAAACGTCGTGCAAATCAAGATGAAATTTTTAAACCTGCAACACTTGTCATAGCATGTGAAGGATTTACTGCGTTAAAATTGATCCATGAAACAGAGGAATTGATTCAGCGAATTAATGGTTTTTTTGGGTATGTTGCTATTGACCGTATTAAGATAGAACAAAAGCAAGTATCAACTCTTACTGAGCAGCTAAGGGCAGAGCCAATTGCGAATGAAAAAGATAAACAACACGTGAAGAAAATGCTTCAATATGTTGAAGATGAAAACCTCCGTCAATCGCTTTATGAACTTGGATGTTGCATTTTTGCAGAAAAAAATAATAAATAA
- a CDS encoding response regulator transcription factor — protein sequence MRILIVEDDRDLNDQLAEALKNAGYVFDCVFDGEEAYFLGSTEPYDAVILDIGLPRMDGIRVVEKWRQEGYSMPVLMLTARDRWSDKVLGIDAGADDYVVKPFHIEEVIARLRALIRRAAGHATNSLSCGSVLLDTKTSRVFVDGQLIKLTSHEFRLLSYLMHHCDQIVSRTELIEHLYDQDFDKDSNTIEVFVGRLRKKLGVDLIETVRGMGYRVKTLGDK from the coding sequence ATGCGCATTTTAATTGTTGAAGATGACCGAGATCTTAATGATCAATTAGCAGAAGCTTTGAAAAATGCAGGATATGTTTTTGATTGTGTTTTTGATGGTGAAGAAGCTTATTTTTTAGGAAGTACAGAGCCTTACGATGCTGTAATTCTTGATATTGGTTTACCACGCATGGATGGGATTCGTGTTGTTGAGAAATGGCGCCAAGAGGGGTATTCCATGCCTGTTTTAATGCTAACAGCACGCGATCGTTGGTCTGATAAAGTACTTGGCATTGATGCAGGTGCTGATGATTATGTTGTTAAACCGTTCCATATAGAAGAGGTAATAGCACGGTTGCGGGCGTTAATTCGTCGAGCTGCAGGCCATGCAACAAATTCATTATCTTGTGGGAGTGTTTTGTTAGATACTAAGACTTCTCGTGTTTTTGTTGATGGTCAATTGATTAAATTGACATCACATGAGTTTAGGCTTCTTTCTTACCTTATGCACCATTGTGATCAAATCGTTTCAAGGACAGAGCTTATCGAACATCTTTATGATCAGGATTTTGATAAAGATTCAAATACGATTGAAGTTTTTGTAGGGCGATTACGAAAAAAGCTTGGAGTAGATTTGATAGAGACTGTTCGTGGAATGGGGTATCGGGTAAAAACATTAGGTGATAAATGA
- a CDS encoding HAD family hydrolase, producing the protein MPQIDLIIFDCDGVLVDSEYLAAEIGAQLLTEAGYEISPEELSERYAGLIFRDILQKVEQETKKPISARLIDQMSNLFRAQITTKLRAIDGIRKAIETIKLRYPYCICSNAMSADIKQMLIAVNLYDLFENKIFSALEVGTQKPKPAPDIFLFAAQKLCVQPQNVIVIEDSIHGVHAAKAAGMRVVGFTGGSHSYLGHSNALTDAGAETVITKHAHLPEVLEAMAIWQDL; encoded by the coding sequence ATGCCTCAAATCGACCTTATTATTTTTGATTGTGATGGAGTTTTGGTAGATTCTGAATATCTAGCAGCAGAAATTGGTGCGCAATTACTGACAGAAGCAGGATATGAAATATCACCTGAAGAATTAAGTGAACGCTACGCAGGGCTTATTTTTCGTGATATTCTTCAAAAAGTCGAACAGGAAACAAAAAAGCCAATTTCTGCTCGCCTTATAGATCAAATGTCAAACCTTTTTCGTGCACAAATAACAACCAAATTACGTGCTATTGACGGTATAAGAAAAGCAATAGAAACTATTAAACTTCGATACCCCTATTGTATCTGCTCTAATGCAATGAGCGCAGATATAAAACAGATGCTCATTGCCGTTAATCTCTATGATCTTTTTGAAAACAAAATATTTTCTGCGCTCGAAGTTGGAACTCAAAAACCAAAACCTGCACCCGATATTTTTCTTTTTGCTGCACAAAAATTATGTGTACAACCACAAAATGTTATTGTTATAGAAGATTCTATTCATGGCGTACATGCAGCAAAAGCAGCGGGGATGCGCGTTGTTGGCTTTACGGGAGGATCGCACAGTTATCTTGGCCACTCCAATGCTCTTACAGATGCTGGAGCTGAAACAGTAATTACGAAACATGCACATTTACCGGAAGTTTTAGAAGCAATGGCAATATGGCAAGATTTATAA
- a CDS encoding site-specific DNA-methyltransferase yields the protein MTVVQFQKDLVCTSLQTQWCNKILKGDCVAMLEKLPKHSVDMIFADPPYNLQLENTLYRPDYSRVDAVNDAWDQFENFAAYDAFTRAWLLACRRVLKPNGTLWVIGSYHNIFRVGTALQDLGFWLLNDIIWRKNNPMPNFRGRRFQNAHETLIWAVRDQKDKKYTFNYKALKAANEDVQMRSDWLFPLCTGAERLKDEIGRKLHPTQKPQTLLARIIMASSKPGDIILDPFFGSGTTGAVAKLLGRNFVGIEREQSYIDAAHERIAMVKPLAESELTVLANKKAEPRVAFTNLLEAGLLHPGMILYDRKKRVSAIVKADGTIMYGGEAGSIHMMGRKAQASQSCNGWTFWYYEEDGQLKSIDDLRMVIRSQMLKTGIM from the coding sequence ATGACAGTTGTTCAGTTTCAAAAAGATCTGGTTTGTACGTCTTTACAGACACAGTGGTGCAATAAAATCCTCAAAGGTGATTGTGTTGCAATGCTGGAAAAGCTCCCTAAGCATTCGGTTGATATGATTTTTGCAGATCCACCTTATAATTTGCAGTTAGAAAATACATTATATCGTCCAGATTATTCACGTGTTGATGCGGTTAATGATGCATGGGATCAATTTGAAAATTTTGCTGCTTATGATGCTTTTACACGTGCGTGGTTATTGGCTTGCCGTCGCGTATTAAAACCCAATGGAACGCTTTGGGTTATAGGGTCTTATCATAATATTTTCCGGGTTGGTACGGCATTACAGGATTTAGGTTTTTGGTTACTCAATGATATCATTTGGCGCAAAAATAATCCTATGCCTAATTTTCGTGGGCGTCGCTTTCAAAATGCCCATGAGACTCTTATTTGGGCTGTGCGTGATCAAAAAGATAAGAAATATACGTTTAATTATAAGGCATTAAAGGCTGCCAATGAAGATGTACAAATGCGTTCAGATTGGCTTTTTCCTCTTTGTACAGGCGCTGAGCGTTTAAAAGATGAAATAGGGCGTAAATTACATCCAACACAAAAGCCGCAAACATTATTAGCACGTATTATTATGGCCTCTAGCAAGCCAGGTGATATTATTCTTGATCCGTTTTTTGGTTCGGGAACGACAGGAGCTGTTGCTAAACTTTTAGGGCGTAATTTTGTGGGTATTGAGCGCGAGCAAAGCTACATTGATGCAGCGCATGAAAGAATTGCTATGGTTAAGCCTCTAGCTGAATCGGAATTAACAGTTTTAGCAAATAAAAAAGCAGAACCGCGTGTAGCATTTACTAATTTACTTGAGGCAGGTTTGTTACATCCTGGAATGATTCTTTATGATCGGAAGAAACGAGTATCTGCTATTGTAAAAGCTGATGGTACTATTATGTATGGTGGTGAAGCTGGCTCTATTCATATGATGGGAAGAAAAGCTCAAGCTTCACAAAGTTGTAATGGCTGGACATTTTGGTATTATGAAGAAGATGGTCAGTTGAAATCAATTGATGATTTAAGAATGGTAATTCGTTCACAAATGTTAAAAACTGGCATTATGTGA
- a CDS encoding superoxide dismutase, translating to MAFELAELSYDYDALLPYMSRETLEYHRDKHHFAYLTNTNNLVKDLGLENKSLEDIIKESFGKNPGLFNNAAQSYNHHHFWNWMKKGGGGQKLPGKLAKAIESDLGGYEKFRTDFIAAGSTQFGSGWAWIAVKNGKLEIMKTPNGENPLIHDAQPILGVDVWEHSYYIDYRNARPKYLEAFVDHLINWDYVLELYENCGF from the coding sequence ATGGCTTTTGAATTAGCTGAATTGTCTTATGATTATGACGCCTTGTTACCTTATATGTCACGTGAGACGCTTGAATATCACCGTGATAAGCATCATTTTGCTTACCTTACTAATACAAATAATTTGGTAAAAGATTTAGGTTTAGAAAATAAGAGCCTTGAAGATATTATTAAGGAAAGTTTTGGCAAAAATCCTGGTTTGTTTAATAATGCAGCTCAATCTTATAATCATCATCATTTTTGGAATTGGATGAAAAAAGGTGGTGGTGGTCAGAAGCTACCTGGAAAATTAGCAAAGGCTATTGAGTCTGATCTTGGTGGTTATGAGAAATTCCGTACAGATTTTATTGCAGCTGGTAGTACTCAATTTGGTTCTGGCTGGGCGTGGATAGCTGTTAAAAATGGCAAGCTTGAGATTATGAAGACACCCAATGGTGAAAACCCTCTGATTCATGATGCTCAACCTATTTTAGGTGTTGATGTGTGGGAGCATTCTTATTACATTGATTACCGTAATGCACGTCCGAAATATCTTGAGGCTTTCGTGGATCATTTAATTAATTGGGATTATGTTTTAGAGCTGTATGAAAATTGCGGGTTTTAA
- a CDS encoding DsbA family protein, translating into MLNYRSSLFCMVILISAITAQINATTALAGKVKPVATVDMVKLLQDGKDRVEGDINAPVTIVEYASVTCGHCADFYNNVLPKIRKKYIKTGKVKLIFREFAFDPRATAGFMLARCAPEDRYFPLIEVLFQKQSEWVWVEDSLTPLKKISSLAGFTDESFEACLKNQSILDEVNASFERGKEFGVTATPTFFINGNKYEGLMSEEDFFSIIDSFL; encoded by the coding sequence ATGCTAAACTATCGTTCTTCTTTATTTTGCATGGTGATTTTAATCTCGGCTATAACTGCACAGATTAATGCGACTACAGCCTTAGCTGGTAAAGTTAAACCAGTTGCAACTGTTGATATGGTTAAGCTTCTTCAGGATGGTAAGGATAGAGTTGAAGGTGATATTAATGCACCAGTGACTATTGTTGAATATGCTTCAGTTACCTGTGGTCATTGTGCTGACTTTTATAATAATGTGCTGCCCAAAATTCGGAAAAAATATATAAAAACGGGTAAAGTAAAGCTTATTTTCCGGGAATTTGCTTTTGATCCTCGGGCAACAGCAGGCTTTATGTTGGCGCGTTGTGCACCAGAAGATCGCTATTTTCCTTTGATAGAAGTTTTATTTCAAAAACAGAGTGAGTGGGTTTGGGTAGAGGATTCTTTAACGCCATTGAAGAAAATTAGCTCACTGGCTGGTTTTACAGATGAGAGCTTTGAGGCTTGTCTAAAAAATCAGTCTATTTTAGATGAAGTAAATGCATCTTTTGAGCGTGGGAAAGAATTTGGTGTTACAGCGACACCTACCTTTTTCATTAATGGTAATAAGTATGAAGGTTTGATGTCAGAGGAAGATTTTTTCTCAATTATTGATAGTTTTCTTTGA